In one window of Cystobacter fuscus DSM 2262 DNA:
- a CDS encoding AMP-binding protein, whose translation MAADPVHGAQFHSLIDLIRHHSERRPDKTSFVFLEDGEKESSVLTFGQLEQRVRAVAAQLQELGATDQRALLLYPPGLDFIIAFLGCVYARVTAVPAYPPRNNQNLTRLRTVIEDAGAKWVLTTSSLASNLGTQFERVPELSTLRWLATDGIAVERRDAWKEPVVGPDTLAFLQYTSGSTGAPKGVMVSHGNVLHNERMIQLTFGHTERTVFAGWLPLFHDMGLIGNVLQPLYLGIQSVLMPPAAFIQKPARWLHMISRYRATTSGGPNFAYELCARKVSAEQRVGLDLSSWEVAFNGAEPVRPGTLQRFADAFKEHGLRVSALHPCYGMAETTLLVSGKVPARQSSLYSIQADALEEGRVVPVDAAASANGARELVSSGRSLLEKVRIVDPASLTECPEDRVGEVWVSSASVAQGYWNKPELTREAFQARLADTGEGPFLRTGDLAFRQGEEFVITGRLKDVIIIRGRNHYPQDIEQTVEESHPALKANGGAAFSVEVEDEERLVIVQEVERSYLRDLDVGEVVGSIRQAVSEHHELQVHAVVLIKTSSIPKTSSGKIQRHACRNGFLHKTLNAVGEWVENLQTEAKQAPAAAAPANGHSEEAIQDWLLGRMAQYLGVAAEEIDVQAPFARYGLDSAVAVSLTGELAGWLGREFEPTLFWEHPSAEVLARHLADELKA comes from the coding sequence ATGGCCGCAGACCCGGTCCATGGAGCGCAGTTCCATAGTCTCATCGATCTGATCAGGCACCACAGCGAGCGCCGGCCCGACAAGACGAGTTTTGTTTTCCTGGAGGACGGAGAGAAGGAGTCGAGCGTCCTGACGTTTGGCCAGCTCGAGCAGCGCGTGCGCGCCGTGGCCGCGCAGCTCCAGGAGTTGGGAGCGACGGATCAGCGGGCGCTGCTCCTCTATCCGCCAGGGCTGGACTTCATCATCGCGTTCCTGGGCTGTGTCTACGCGCGGGTGACCGCGGTTCCGGCGTATCCGCCCCGCAACAATCAGAACCTCACGCGGCTGCGGACCGTCATCGAGGACGCGGGCGCGAAGTGGGTGCTCACGACGTCCTCGCTCGCGTCCAACCTGGGTACGCAGTTCGAGCGCGTCCCCGAGCTGAGCACGCTGCGGTGGCTCGCGACGGATGGCATTGCCGTGGAGCGACGGGACGCCTGGAAGGAGCCGGTGGTGGGCCCCGACACGCTCGCCTTCCTCCAGTACACCTCGGGCTCGACGGGCGCGCCCAAGGGCGTGATGGTGTCCCACGGGAACGTGCTGCACAACGAGCGGATGATCCAGCTCACCTTCGGTCACACCGAGCGGACCGTGTTCGCCGGCTGGCTGCCGCTGTTCCATGACATGGGGCTCATCGGCAATGTGTTGCAGCCGCTCTACCTGGGCATCCAGTCGGTGCTGATGCCTCCGGCGGCGTTCATCCAGAAGCCCGCGCGCTGGTTGCACATGATTTCGCGCTACCGGGCGACGACGAGCGGCGGGCCGAACTTCGCCTACGAGTTGTGCGCCCGCAAGGTGTCCGCCGAGCAGCGGGTGGGACTCGACTTGAGCAGCTGGGAGGTGGCGTTCAACGGCGCCGAGCCCGTGCGCCCCGGCACGCTCCAGCGCTTCGCGGACGCCTTCAAGGAGCACGGCCTGCGCGTCTCCGCCCTCCATCCCTGCTACGGCATGGCGGAGACGACGCTGCTCGTCTCCGGAAAGGTGCCCGCGCGGCAGTCCAGCCTCTACTCCATCCAGGCTGACGCCCTGGAGGAGGGAAGGGTGGTGCCCGTGGACGCGGCGGCCAGCGCGAATGGGGCACGGGAGCTCGTGTCCTCCGGCCGCAGCCTGCTCGAGAAGGTCCGCATCGTGGATCCGGCCTCGCTCACGGAGTGCCCGGAGGATCGGGTGGGTGAGGTCTGGGTGTCGAGCGCCAGTGTCGCCCAGGGCTACTGGAACAAGCCGGAGCTGACGCGGGAGGCCTTCCAGGCACGCCTGGCGGACACGGGAGAGGGTCCCTTCCTGCGCACGGGTGACCTGGCGTTCCGCCAGGGCGAGGAGTTCGTCATCACCGGCCGCCTCAAGGACGTCATCATCATCCGTGGCCGCAACCACTATCCCCAGGACATCGAGCAGACCGTGGAGGAGAGCCACCCGGCCCTCAAGGCCAACGGCGGCGCCGCGTTCTCCGTCGAGGTGGAGGACGAGGAGCGCCTCGTCATCGTCCAGGAGGTCGAGCGCAGCTATCTGCGCGACCTCGACGTGGGCGAGGTGGTGGGCAGTATCCGCCAGGCCGTCTCCGAGCATCACGAGCTCCAGGTCCACGCCGTGGTGCTCATCAAGACGAGCAGCATCCCCAAGACGTCCAGCGGGAAGATCCAGCGCCATGCCTGCCGCAATGGCTTCCTCCACAAGACCCTGAACGCAGTGGGCGAGTGGGTGGAGAACCTCCAGACGGAGGCGAAGCAGGCGCCTGCCGCGGCGGCGCCCGCGAATGGCCATTCCGAGGAGGCCATCCAGGACTGGCTGCTCGGCCGCATGGCCCAGTACCTGGGCGTCGCCGCCGAGGAGATCGACGTCCAGGCGCCCTTCGCCCGCTACGGGCTGGATTCCGCCGTGGCCGTGAGTCTGACGGGTGAGCTGGCGGGATGGTTGGGCCGGGAGTTCGAGCCCACCCTCTTCTGGGAGCACCCGAGCGCGGAGGTCCTCGCCCGCCACCTGGCCGATGAACTGAAGGCCTGA
- a CDS encoding cytochrome P450, translating into MESVARPSVDVKELSTPRRSSIKFNMFDPAFHADPYPVYARLREEAPVHRTVMGAWIISRYADVKALLRDNNFGVFDIPTRIERKSPFLERKKIGELRTLASAMRRWLMLCDPPDHTRLRSLVNRSFTPTAVESLRPRIQETVDRLIARVRSSGRMDIVNDLACPLAVTMIASMLGVPEEAHASVTRWADGLSRVLDPLRSLEQYAEMNNVAQEFLAYFRELFAERRRNPKNDLISSLIAVTDQGDRLTEDEMLSVCMLMFIAGEKTTVNLLGNGMRALLLHRSEFERLRQEPTLIRSAIDEILRYDSPVQLNTRVPKTDVVLHGQTIPAGDLVYFSLGAANRDPAQFEQPDTFDITRRENRHLAFSGGIHYCLGAALALIEGQIAIGTLVRQFPDMALVPGETEWMKEIIFRGPQTLPVTFTP; encoded by the coding sequence GTGGAGTCAGTGGCGCGTCCCAGCGTTGACGTCAAGGAACTGAGTACACCCAGACGCTCGTCCATCAAGTTCAACATGTTCGACCCCGCCTTCCACGCGGACCCGTATCCGGTCTACGCGCGGCTGCGGGAGGAAGCGCCCGTCCACCGCACCGTCATGGGGGCCTGGATCATCTCCCGCTACGCGGATGTGAAGGCCCTGCTTCGGGACAACAACTTCGGCGTCTTCGACATCCCGACCCGCATCGAGCGCAAGAGCCCGTTCCTCGAGCGCAAGAAGATTGGCGAGCTGCGCACGCTCGCCTCGGCCATGCGCCGCTGGCTCATGCTGTGCGATCCGCCGGATCACACCCGGCTGCGCAGCCTGGTCAACCGCTCGTTCACCCCCACCGCCGTCGAGTCCCTGCGCCCGCGCATCCAGGAGACGGTGGATCGGCTGATCGCCCGCGTCCGGAGCTCCGGCCGGATGGACATCGTCAATGACCTGGCCTGCCCGCTGGCGGTGACGATGATCGCCAGCATGCTCGGCGTGCCGGAAGAAGCCCACGCCTCGGTGACCCGCTGGGCCGACGGCCTGTCCCGTGTGCTCGATCCGCTGCGCTCGCTCGAGCAGTACGCGGAGATGAACAACGTGGCGCAGGAGTTCCTCGCCTACTTCCGCGAGCTCTTCGCCGAGCGCCGGAGGAATCCGAAGAACGATCTCATCAGCAGCCTCATCGCCGTCACCGATCAGGGCGACCGGCTGACCGAGGACGAGATGCTCTCGGTCTGCATGCTGATGTTCATCGCGGGCGAGAAGACGACGGTGAACCTGCTCGGCAACGGCATGCGCGCGCTGCTGCTCCACCGGAGCGAGTTCGAGCGGCTGCGCCAGGAGCCGACGCTCATCCGGAGCGCCATCGACGAGATCCTCCGCTACGACAGCCCGGTGCAGCTCAACACGCGCGTGCCCAAGACGGACGTCGTCCTGCACGGGCAGACCATCCCGGCGGGGGATCTGGTCTACTTCTCCCTGGGCGCGGCGAACCGGGATCCCGCCCAGTTCGAGCAGCCGGACACGTTCGACATCACCCGCCGCGAGAACCGTCACCTCGCCTTCTCGGGTGGCATCCACTACTGCCTCGGTGCGGCCCTGGCGCTCATCGAGGGACAGATCGCGATCGGCACGCTCGTCCGGCAGTTCCCCGACATGGCGCTCGTCCCCGGTGAGACCGAGTGGATGAAGGAAATCATCTTCCGCGGTCCGCAGACGCTGCCCGTCACCTTCACCCCGTGA